Proteins co-encoded in one Triticum aestivum cultivar Chinese Spring unplaced genomic scaffold, IWGSC CS RefSeq v2.1 scaffold9505, whole genome shotgun sequence genomic window:
- the LOC123172165 gene encoding probable inactive poly [ADP-ribose] polymerase SRO2, whose amino-acid sequence ESSDKMQGQLLAAARGADGGNAKFAWYGAPSVDVAAAAVEYGFGRMNNRVLFHRAHGDDVHLSPPRSPYASAMLANADENGEAHIMLCRVLLGRPEAIPAGSSKLHPSSDNYDSAIDNMQNPQWYVVWGKDMNMRILPEYVVSFKCPNLHQMQGSSGANSTLKKPSPVAHDMFPTLLAEIQWFMPSSKLQTLQGTYNCFKPAAMKSSIEKGLQKMILASQISRSGSKPVPRGFQWITNTRN is encoded by the exons GAGAGCAGCGACAAGATGCAGGGCCAGCTCCTAGCCGCTGCGCGCGGCGCCGACGGGGGCAATGCCAAGTTCGCGTGGTATGGCGCTCCATCGGTGGatgtggccgcggcggcggtggagtaCGGGTTCGGCAGGATGAACAACCGGGTCCTTTTCCATCGCGCGCACGGCGACGACGTCCACCTCTCGCCGCCTCGGTCTCCTTATGCCAG TGCAATGCTAGCAAATGCAGATGAGAACGGCGAGGCGCATATCATGTTGTGCCGTGTTCTGTTGGGCCGGCCAGAGGCCATCCCGGCCGGGTCCTCCAAGCTCCACCCCAGCAGTGACAATTACGACAGTGCCATCGACAACATGCAGAATCCACAGTGGTATGTTGTTTGGGGCAAGGACATGAACATGAGGATCCTCCCAGAGTACGTCGTCAGCTTCAAGTGTCCCAACCTCCATCAGATGCAAG GATCATCGGGAGCGAACTCCACGCTAAAGAAGCCTTCACCGGTGGCTCATGACATGTTTCCGACGCTTCTAGCAGAGATCCAGTGGTTCATGCCATCTTCCAAGCTGCAGACATTGCAGGGGACCTACAATTGCTTCAAG CCAGCTGCAATGAAGTCCTCCATAGAGAAGGGTTTGCAGAAAATGATCTTGGCATCCCAGATAAGCAGGTCGGGGTCAAAGCCGGTGCCCAGGGGATTTCAATGGATCACCAACACGAGAAACTGA